A genomic window from Quercus lobata isolate SW786 chromosome 10, ValleyOak3.0 Primary Assembly, whole genome shotgun sequence includes:
- the LOC115963393 gene encoding uncharacterized protein LOC115963393 isoform X1, with protein MSQTSIKLYSEMGFLKLPLLVLLFSVFSLLSFIALCDDSELTVKFLKTPHAFSNLNSTVFIFEVLLGGSSACTNCNITCKLDDGFGRINASQCENGTVLCEGLQDGNHKFEVCPNGTQGVGCSSYDWTVDTVPPTAYISTSTPFTNALNASINISFSEPCTGGGGFVCSSVNACNLLVDGAGQVIPNSLKTLQPNLQYSILVGLSSTAQSGRVILVMDKNFCTDSAGNKFERNKNSNFTLHFDRRSINFTTHVPERQLQLHGETRLIRATNNCTKLKICLTFPEPILNTSEEIKNSLKAEILCSLQMSQGSLLPLVDTKKYEGPSRFEFKVAACISDTAVVTVSVDSNSIISRHRTPVSPVEPVTFLYDSLRPNVTLITLPSESPRPSVMLSTPSHIWTREHNITMLIKFGKPVFGFNSSKISITGGHLQSFQEYSKGIYTVVIKADQDTVSVNVPENVTGDVTGNKNLPSNVLQVRHYSVPKITRVILGLVTTSIVVTFIPAGLITVSIASIDSIGEFSSPFSSLSRPESNLFRIVCHLQVFALSRWLAVRLPVEYYEFARGLQWSIPYFSLPWETGHIPYTVKTNSSLPDNTHSYMSKIPYSGIFPGEQMKPKSFNRAGLPLAARAYDLFIERLDAEYDFNPHILNGWRDFYRSTFWLAIIGGSFIQLHALLLVILKLRKRNSEMQRGYGVLTFPRFEIFLVNLGLPCICEASASLIRGGTALGIVVGGLLLGAVSFLLLALLLFLSRGITFEKLLQYKEVHQKGRGFHWYQEIVRVFLVSGRRGQWTWKNQQNSNYLTILGPLFEDFRGPQMSNLSQISEGSSHIQGAVHETEDEAPFIQKLFGKFRICYTLLESVIRKLCGKLRIYYTLLESVRRVLLGVMAGAYMENPSSKIPSIIFLCITFFQLFFLVLEPFIKKSIQWIEIMSILSEAGVSVIYFVLSEIELQAKYGRVGVLMLIVFLVGFLPQMMNELWALYKQIKLLDTAENRFLTGLKIVSFGLALLFISEEFLLSRWFPHLKDNIADSNSQPTSAAEKDTATPHLKDYIAGSNSQPTSVAEKDTVTPRLDDNIVDSNS; from the exons ATGTCTCAGACTTCAATTAAGCTTTACTCTGAAATGGGCTTTCTCAAGCTTCCATTGCTGGTTTTACTTTTCTcggttttttctcttttgagttTCATAGCACTCTGTGATGACTCAGAGCTCACTGTGAAGTTCTTGAAGACTCCCCATgcattctcaaatctcaactCAACCGTATTCATCTTTGAAGTTCTTTTGGGTGGGAGTAGCGCTTGCACCAACTGTAACATCACTTGCAAG TTGGATGATGgctttggccgcattaatgctTCTCAATGTGAAAATGGGACGGTTTTGTGTGAAGGCTTGCAGGATGGAAATCATAAATTTGAGGTTTGCCCCAACGGGACTCAAGGAGTTGGCTGCAGTAGCTATGACTGGACTGTTG ATACTGTCCCGCCAACGGCATATATCTCAACCTCAACACCTTTCACAAATGCTCTGAATGCTTCTATAAATATATCTTTCAGTGAACCTTGTACTGGTGGAGGAGGCTTTGTATGTTCGTCTGTGAATGCCTGCAAT CTTTTGGTCGATGGTGCTGGCCAAGTTATACCAAACTCGCTCAAAACTCTACAGCCAAACCTCCAATATTCTATCCTTGTGGGTTTATCATCCACTGCTCAGTCTGGGCGAGTGATTTTGGTAATGGATAAGAATTTTTGTACTGACAGTGCAGGGAACAAATTTGAAAGAAACAAGAATTCTAATTTCACTCTGCATTTCG ATAGACGAAGTATCAACTTTACTACTCACGTTCCCGAAAGGCAACTTCAACTTCATGGTGAAACTAGACTGATACGAGCAACTAATAACTGTACTAAACTAAAGATCTGTTTAACCTTTCCAGAGCCTATTCTCAACACATctgaagaaattaaaaattctcTCAAAGCAGAAATTTTATGTTCTCTCCAAATGAGTCAGGGCTCACTTCTTCCTCTGGTTGACACTAAAAAATATGAAGGGCCTAGCAGATTTGAATTTAAG GTTGCTGCATGTATATCTGACACGGCTGTAGTCACAGTAAGCGTTGATTCAAACTCTATAATAAGCAGACACAGGACTCCAGTTTCCCCAGTTGAACCAGTTACTTTCCTATATG ATTCTCTGAGGCCTAATGTAACGTTGATTACACTACCTTCCGAATCTCCGAGGCCTTCTGTAATGCTGAGTACACCATCCCATATTTGGACAAGAGAACACAACATCACTATGTTGATCAAATTCGGGAAGCCTGTATTTGGCTTCAACTCTTCTAAAATATCAATCACAGGAGGGCATTTACAGAG CTTTCAAGAATATAGTAAAGGCATATATACTGTAGTGATAAAAGCAGACCAAGATACTGTATCTGTCAATGTTCCCGAAAACGTAACTGGGGATGTTACTGGAAACAAAAATCTGCCTTCCAATGTTCTACAAGTAAGGCACT ATTCTGTGCCGAAAATAACTCGTGTGATTCTTGGGCTTGTAACTACATCAATTGTGGTGACATTTATTCCTGCTGGGCTCATTACGGTTTCAATAGCAAGCATTGACTCCATTGGGGAATTTTCGAgtccattttcttctttatctcgTCCTGAGAGTAATCTTTTT AGAATTGTATGCCATCTTCAGGTTTTTGCACTATCTAGATGGTTGGCAGTGAGACTGCCAGTGGAGTATTATGAATTTGCAAGGGGTTTACAATGGAGCATTCCCTACTTTAGTCTTCCATGGGAAACTGGCCACATTCCCTACACTGTCAAGACAAACTCGAGTCTCCCTGACAACACACATTCCTACATGTCTAAAATTCCTTATTCAGGAATCTTTCCGGGTGAGCAGATGAAACCAAAGAGTTTTAATAGGGCCGGGTTACCGCTGGCTGCAAGGGCATATGATTTATTCATTGAG AGACTAGACGCTGAATATGATTTTAATCCACATATTCTAAATGG GTGGAGGGATTTTTATAGAAGCACGTTCTGGTTAGCTATAATTGGTGGCAGTTTCATACAGCTGCATGCTTTACTCCTTGTCATCCTAAAATTGAGGAAGCGAAATTCTGAAATGCAGAGGGGTTATGGAGTACTCACATTCCCAAGATTTGAAATATTCCTTGTAAATCTTGGGCTACCTTGTATTTGTGAGGCCTCTGCCTCTCTAATTAGAG GAGGAACGGCATTGGGGATTGTTGTTGGCGGTCTGCTTCTGGGTGCTGTGTCTTTTCTACTCCTGGCCTTGCTCTTGTTCCTCTCTAGAGGTATTACATTTGAAAAGCTACTTCAATACAAGGAAGTTCATCAAAAGGGCCGGGGTTTTCACTGGTATCAAGAAATAGTCCGAGTATTTTTGGTTTCTGGTAGGAGAGGCCAGTGGACATGGAAAAACCAGCAGAATTCTAATTACTTAACCATCTTAGGGCCTCTATTTGAAGATTTTAGAGGCCCTCAAATGTCCAATCTCTCACAAATTTCTGAGGGCAGTTCCCATATACAAGGTGCAGTTCACGAAACTGAAGATGAAGCACCTTTTATCCAAAAGCTGTTTGGAAAATTCAGAATATGCTACACATTGCTTGAGTCCGTTATCCGAAAGTTGTGTGGAAAACTCAGAATATACTACACATTGCTTGAGTCCGTGAGACGTGTTTTGCTAGGGGTTATGGCTGGTGCCTATATGGAGAACCCGTCTTCTAAGATTCCCTCCATAATCTTCTTATGCATCACTTTTTTTCAGCTCTTCTTCCTTGTTCTCGAGCCATTTATTAAGAAAAGTATTCAGTGGATTGAGATCATGTCAATTTTGAGTGAAGCAGGTGTATctgttatttattttgttctctcaGAGATAGAATTGCAAGCCAAGTATGGGAGAGTTGGAGTGCTCATGCTTATAGTTTTCCTAGTGGGATTTTTACCACAGATGATGAATGAATTGTGGGCTTTGTATAAACAGATAAAGCTGCTGGACACTGCTGAGAACCGTTTCCTAACCGGTTTGAAGATAGTTTCATTTGGATTAGCTCTGCTTTTCATCTCAGAGGAGTTTTTATTAAGCAGATGGTTCCCCCATTTAAAGGATAATATTGCAGACTCCAACTCTCAACCAACCTCTGCTGCAGAAAAAGATACAGCTACCCCACATTTAAAGGATTATATTGCAGGCTCCAACTCTCAACCAACCTCTGTTGCAGAAAAAGATACAGTTACCCCACGTTTAGATGACAATATTGTAGACTCCAACTCTTAA
- the LOC115963393 gene encoding uncharacterized protein LOC115963393 isoform X2: protein MDLHKLPLVVLLFSVFSLLSFIALCDDSELTVKFSKTPHAFSNLNSTVFVFEVHVGGNGACTNCNITCKLDDGFGRINASQCENGTVLCEGLQDGNHKFEVCPNGTQGVGCSSYDWTVDTVPPTAYISTSTPFTNALNASINISFSEPCTGGGGFVCSSVNACNLLVDGAGQVIPNSLKTLQPNLQYSILVGLSSTAQSGRVILVMDKNFCTDSAGNKFERNKNSNFTLHFDRRSINFTTHVPERQLQLHGETRLIRATNNCTKLKICLTFPEPILNTSEEIKNSLKAEILCSLQMSQGSLLPLVDTKKYEGPSRFEFKVAACISDTAVVTVSVDSNSIISRHRTPVSPVEPVTFLYDSLRPNVTLITLPSESPRPSVMLSTPSHIWTREHNITMLIKFGKPVFGFNSSKISITGGHLQSFQEYSKGIYTVVIKADQDTVSVNVPENVTGDVTGNKNLPSNVLQVRHYSVPKITRVILGLVTTSIVVTFIPAGLITVSIASIDSIGEFSSPFSSLSRPESNLFRIVCHLQVFALSRWLAVRLPVEYYEFARGLQWSIPYFSLPWETGHIPYTVKTNSSLPDNTHSYMSKIPYSGIFPGEQMKPKSFNRAGLPLAARAYDLFIERLDAEYDFNPHILNGWRDFYRSTFWLAIIGGSFIQLHALLLVILKLRKRNSEMQRGYGVLTFPRFEIFLVNLGLPCICEASASLIRGGTALGIVVGGLLLGAVSFLLLALLLFLSRGITFEKLLQYKEVHQKGRGFHWYQEIVRVFLVSGRRGQWTWKNQQNSNYLTILGPLFEDFRGPQMSNLSQISEGSSHIQGAVHETEDEAPFIQKLFGKFRICYTLLESVIRKLCGKLRIYYTLLESVRRVLLGVMAGAYMENPSSKIPSIIFLCITFFQLFFLVLEPFIKKSIQWIEIMSILSEAGVSVIYFVLSEIELQAKYGRVGVLMLIVFLVGFLPQMMNELWALYKQIKLLDTAENRFLTGLKIVSFGLALLFISEEFLLSRWFPHLKDNIADSNSQPTSAAEKDTATPHLKDYIAGSNSQPTSVAEKDTVTPRLDDNIVDSNS from the exons TTGGATGATGgctttggccgcattaatgctTCTCAATGTGAAAATGGGACGGTTTTGTGTGAAGGCTTGCAGGATGGAAATCATAAATTTGAGGTTTGCCCCAACGGGACTCAAGGAGTTGGCTGCAGTAGCTATGACTGGACTGTTG ATACTGTCCCGCCAACGGCATATATCTCAACCTCAACACCTTTCACAAATGCTCTGAATGCTTCTATAAATATATCTTTCAGTGAACCTTGTACTGGTGGAGGAGGCTTTGTATGTTCGTCTGTGAATGCCTGCAAT CTTTTGGTCGATGGTGCTGGCCAAGTTATACCAAACTCGCTCAAAACTCTACAGCCAAACCTCCAATATTCTATCCTTGTGGGTTTATCATCCACTGCTCAGTCTGGGCGAGTGATTTTGGTAATGGATAAGAATTTTTGTACTGACAGTGCAGGGAACAAATTTGAAAGAAACAAGAATTCTAATTTCACTCTGCATTTCG ATAGACGAAGTATCAACTTTACTACTCACGTTCCCGAAAGGCAACTTCAACTTCATGGTGAAACTAGACTGATACGAGCAACTAATAACTGTACTAAACTAAAGATCTGTTTAACCTTTCCAGAGCCTATTCTCAACACATctgaagaaattaaaaattctcTCAAAGCAGAAATTTTATGTTCTCTCCAAATGAGTCAGGGCTCACTTCTTCCTCTGGTTGACACTAAAAAATATGAAGGGCCTAGCAGATTTGAATTTAAG GTTGCTGCATGTATATCTGACACGGCTGTAGTCACAGTAAGCGTTGATTCAAACTCTATAATAAGCAGACACAGGACTCCAGTTTCCCCAGTTGAACCAGTTACTTTCCTATATG ATTCTCTGAGGCCTAATGTAACGTTGATTACACTACCTTCCGAATCTCCGAGGCCTTCTGTAATGCTGAGTACACCATCCCATATTTGGACAAGAGAACACAACATCACTATGTTGATCAAATTCGGGAAGCCTGTATTTGGCTTCAACTCTTCTAAAATATCAATCACAGGAGGGCATTTACAGAG CTTTCAAGAATATAGTAAAGGCATATATACTGTAGTGATAAAAGCAGACCAAGATACTGTATCTGTCAATGTTCCCGAAAACGTAACTGGGGATGTTACTGGAAACAAAAATCTGCCTTCCAATGTTCTACAAGTAAGGCACT ATTCTGTGCCGAAAATAACTCGTGTGATTCTTGGGCTTGTAACTACATCAATTGTGGTGACATTTATTCCTGCTGGGCTCATTACGGTTTCAATAGCAAGCATTGACTCCATTGGGGAATTTTCGAgtccattttcttctttatctcgTCCTGAGAGTAATCTTTTT AGAATTGTATGCCATCTTCAGGTTTTTGCACTATCTAGATGGTTGGCAGTGAGACTGCCAGTGGAGTATTATGAATTTGCAAGGGGTTTACAATGGAGCATTCCCTACTTTAGTCTTCCATGGGAAACTGGCCACATTCCCTACACTGTCAAGACAAACTCGAGTCTCCCTGACAACACACATTCCTACATGTCTAAAATTCCTTATTCAGGAATCTTTCCGGGTGAGCAGATGAAACCAAAGAGTTTTAATAGGGCCGGGTTACCGCTGGCTGCAAGGGCATATGATTTATTCATTGAG AGACTAGACGCTGAATATGATTTTAATCCACATATTCTAAATGG GTGGAGGGATTTTTATAGAAGCACGTTCTGGTTAGCTATAATTGGTGGCAGTTTCATACAGCTGCATGCTTTACTCCTTGTCATCCTAAAATTGAGGAAGCGAAATTCTGAAATGCAGAGGGGTTATGGAGTACTCACATTCCCAAGATTTGAAATATTCCTTGTAAATCTTGGGCTACCTTGTATTTGTGAGGCCTCTGCCTCTCTAATTAGAG GAGGAACGGCATTGGGGATTGTTGTTGGCGGTCTGCTTCTGGGTGCTGTGTCTTTTCTACTCCTGGCCTTGCTCTTGTTCCTCTCTAGAGGTATTACATTTGAAAAGCTACTTCAATACAAGGAAGTTCATCAAAAGGGCCGGGGTTTTCACTGGTATCAAGAAATAGTCCGAGTATTTTTGGTTTCTGGTAGGAGAGGCCAGTGGACATGGAAAAACCAGCAGAATTCTAATTACTTAACCATCTTAGGGCCTCTATTTGAAGATTTTAGAGGCCCTCAAATGTCCAATCTCTCACAAATTTCTGAGGGCAGTTCCCATATACAAGGTGCAGTTCACGAAACTGAAGATGAAGCACCTTTTATCCAAAAGCTGTTTGGAAAATTCAGAATATGCTACACATTGCTTGAGTCCGTTATCCGAAAGTTGTGTGGAAAACTCAGAATATACTACACATTGCTTGAGTCCGTGAGACGTGTTTTGCTAGGGGTTATGGCTGGTGCCTATATGGAGAACCCGTCTTCTAAGATTCCCTCCATAATCTTCTTATGCATCACTTTTTTTCAGCTCTTCTTCCTTGTTCTCGAGCCATTTATTAAGAAAAGTATTCAGTGGATTGAGATCATGTCAATTTTGAGTGAAGCAGGTGTATctgttatttattttgttctctcaGAGATAGAATTGCAAGCCAAGTATGGGAGAGTTGGAGTGCTCATGCTTATAGTTTTCCTAGTGGGATTTTTACCACAGATGATGAATGAATTGTGGGCTTTGTATAAACAGATAAAGCTGCTGGACACTGCTGAGAACCGTTTCCTAACCGGTTTGAAGATAGTTTCATTTGGATTAGCTCTGCTTTTCATCTCAGAGGAGTTTTTATTAAGCAGATGGTTCCCCCATTTAAAGGATAATATTGCAGACTCCAACTCTCAACCAACCTCTGCTGCAGAAAAAGATACAGCTACCCCACATTTAAAGGATTATATTGCAGGCTCCAACTCTCAACCAACCTCTGTTGCAGAAAAAGATACAGTTACCCCACGTTTAGATGACAATATTGTAGACTCCAACTCTTAA
- the LOC115963072 gene encoding glutaredoxin-like: MGSVFSSKISKEELEMALNKAKEIVSSNPVVVFSKTYCGYCKRVKQLFTQLGASYKIIELDEERDGSDIQSALAEWTGQRTVPNVFIGGKHIGGCDTIMEKYQAGQLVPLLTEAGAIANNSAQL, encoded by the exons ATGGGATCGGTTTTCAGCTCAAAAATAAGCAAAGAAGAGCTAGAAATGGCGTTGAACAAGGCTAAGGAGATTGTGTCTTCCAATCCTGTTGTTGTCTTCag TAAAACTTACTGTGGCTATTGCAAGAGGGTCAAGCAGCTGTTCACACAGCTAGGAGCAAGTTACAAGATTATTGAGCTGGATGAGGAAC GTGATGGAAGTGACATTCAATCGGCTCTAGCAGAGTGGACTGGTCAGAGGACTGTGCCCAATGTGTTTATTGGGGGAAAACACATTGGTGGTTGTGATA CTATTATGGAGAAGTACCAGGCAGGTCAGCTTGTTCCCCTTCTCACTGAAGCTGGTGCCATTGCCAATAACTCTGCCCAGCTGTGA